In the Nitrosopumilus cobalaminigenes genome, AAATTATGAGGCGATTGCTGAAATCAAAACTGCTGGGAACTGATCTTGGAGATTTATCATCTTTAGAAAACCCTCAAATTTTAGATGAAATTTTAAAAATTGGTTAACATTTACTAACTTTTTGATTTTTTCTATTTCACGCTTTATGTAATAATCAAAATGCCTGATTACAGGCATTGAGATTTGTAGTTGATCAGCAAGTAGAAGACATTGAGATGCCTGAGAATCTAAAATTAAACACGTTTTTGCAGGAATTTCACTCAGATTGCACTGATCCTGACTGTGGATTTGGCTTCTATGGGTTTGCCTTTGGGCAATCACCGTTCCCTGTGCCTAGACTCATACAGGAAGCATTGATCAAAAATGTAAACAAAGGAGAATATGCTCCTGTACCTGGTATCCCAGAATTAAGAAATGCAATTTCAAAATACAATAAACATTATTTTCAAATGGATGTCTCTCCAGACAGAATCTATGTTGGTCCTGGAACAAAGGAATTAATTTTTAATCTTTTAGAGATATTACATGGAACTGTAATTTTACCAACTCCTGCATGGTTAGGGTATCTTCCACAAATTAGATTTTTAAAGAAAAATTATCATATGTTACCAACCAGAGCAAATAAAAAAATTGCACCAAATGATCTTCGACGTCTTGCCTTAAGATTACAAGATAGACAAAAGATCTTAATCTTGAATAATCCTCATAATCCAACTGGCTTACTATACAATCGTTTAGAATTAGAAGAAATTGCAGATGTTTGTAGAGAACTAAACATTACTGTGATTTCTGATGAAATCTATGCTCAAACTACCTATGATTTTTCAAAATTTGTCAGTATGGGAAAAATTTACCCTGAGGGAACATTTGTAACAAATGGATTATCAAAATCTCATGCAGCTGGTGGATACAGATTAGGATATGTAATCTTTCCACAACATGCAACTGATCTAAAATCTCAATTCAAAAAAATTCTTGCAACTGAATATACTGCGGTATCTACACCAATTCAACATGCTGCAATCCCCGGTTTTGAAATAAGTCATGAAATGGATGAATATTTTGAAACTACTAGAAATATTCACAAGATTATGGGTGAATATACTTACAATACCTTAATTGCAATTAATGGAATCAAAGCAACAAAACCTGAATCTACATTTTATTTACTCGCTGATTTTAATGCATATGCCCCAGAATTACAAAAAGCAAAAATTACAACATCTCAAAAATTATCTGAAGCATTCATTGTTCATCCTTATCATACTGCACTAGTAGGTGGTGATAGTTTGGTATTGGAGAGAACTGATTTTAGTGCAAGAATTGCATATGTAGATTATAATGGTGCCAAAGTCTATGAAAGTTATCAGAAAGAAAAACCAAAAACACATTCTGAAAGAACTGAATTTGTTAAAAATAATGCTCCCAAAGTGGTAGCAGGTCTTGGGATGATTGAAAAATTCTTTGAAGCATTGAAAAAAAACGCAGTGGATGAATTATTACTTCTGAAAAACAGCGTTAAAATCCCTAATTAGGTTTCATTTTAGTTTTTTTTCCAAGATTTCAAATTCTTCTAATGTGATTTCCCCTTTTACTAGTCTTGTTTGGAGAATTTCTTTGGGATTTGAGCCTCTAATTGGATGAATTATTTTCTGCATAATGATATCTTTGTTGAGTGAAATTTGTCTTGAATTGCTGTCAACCTGTCTTTTTACTCCGTATACTGCACCAAACAATATTGCCAACCCTGCTATGGCTAATGAAATCTGTGCAATGTCTGAATTGTCCGTGACATTTTGTCTTGTATCGACAATTGATGATGCTTGAGCCTCGGGAATAATTTCGTTATCTATAATTTCTTGAACTGATGATTTAATTTCAACTATTGTATCCGTATATCCTACTGCTTCTTCTATTGTCAAATCTGGATAATTTTTATCAAACCAACTTTTGTAAGTAGGTTCTGAATAATATCTTTCAATGTAATGAGATGGTTCTTTACTTGAATCAACAAAATCTGCATAATTTGTTTTAGTATCCTTTTGTATTGGTTCTTGAATTTCTATGGGTATTTTTTTAATTATTTGGTCTTTTACTTCCAATTCTTCTTCATAATTTACTTCAACATTATTTATTGGAATTCCATCTAATGAAACAGAAAATTCTGTTGAGATTCCTTTTGTCATATTGAGAATAAATCCATTTGCAGAATAAATCCCATGTTCTGTAAATCTATCCTTGATAATTAGACTTTTTTCAAAAGTATTATCATGATTTATTATTGCTTGAGTAAGTAAAACAAATTTGTCATTAAGATCTCGAATTACTATTGTTACCAATCCTGATGAATCTTTTTCAACAGTACCTGAAAATATTATTTGATCATTTTTTAAAAATGAGTCCTTATTCACTTCTAAACTTGAAAGTTCAGCATATGCTGGGTTTAAGAATAATCCTAACAATACCATTATGCCTAATGAATAAGACCCAAACCTAATCTTGCTCAATGGTTTTAATCAAATTATTTTTAATTTAAGAGAAACGTAGTATTCATCTGAGTTAATTATACGAAATAGTTAAATTCAATTTTATCTTTTAAGAAGAATCATCTTTTACAGATATTTTGATAGGTTTTTTTGGAATTTTAAAAAAGAATGTTGTTTTAACATTTTTTTCACTTTCAACCCAAATTTCCCCTCCTAATCCTTCTGTAATTCCTTTACAAATTGCCAACCCTAGTCCACTTCCTCCTTTTTTTCTCTTTGATGATGTGTCTACTTGGTAGAATTTCTTGAAAAGATCTTTTTTATTATCCTCTGAAATTCCAACTCCGTTATCTTGGACAAAAAATTCTACATCGTTTAAATTATTTTTCATTCCTATGGTCACACATCCTGTGCCTGGAGAAACATAATCTATTGCATTTTTTATCAAATTGGAAAATACCTGGTTAATTCTATCTCTGTCACTGAAAATTTGAACATCTTCATTAAAATTTGCAGTTATTTCAATTTCTTTCTCAATTGCTATTGGATCAAATTCTTTTATTAATCCATGTAGTAATTCTGAAATATTGATATTTTCATGATTAAAAACTAATTTACCCAAATCTAGTTTTTGCGTAGTCAAAATATCTCCGATTAATTTTTCTAGTTTAATCGTTGAAGTGTAAATTTCATCTACTGCATCTTTTTGACCTTCATTTAATTTTCCTAACAATTCTTCTTTTTGTAACATTTGTACATATCCTAAGATGGGAACTAGTGGTGTTTTTAATTCATGTGATACCATTGATGAAAATTCTACTTTTTTTCTATCCATATCTTTTAATTTCTGCACATATTCATTTTGTACTTTGATTGTTTTTTCAACTTTTTCACCCATGCTTACAAAATTTTCATTTAATTCAAAAATTTCTTTTACATTTGTTTTAATTTGGTTTTCATTTGATAATTTGTTTGATTTTGAAAAATCTGACATGTTTTTTGCTAATTTTTGAATTGGTTTTGTAATGCTTGTTGAAATATGAACCGTTCCCAATAAAGTACCAGTTGCAACAAAAACTGAAAATATTAGTAATATCATTCCTGTTGATTCCTCTACAGATGTTAGAAAGTTCACAATTCCCATATAGAAAATAATGAAACTAGAAACTCCTGATACTATAAACAATGTATTTTTTATTGGAAGCATATGTTATACTCCTAAATGTTACAAGTTAGCAGTTTCAATAAGTTTTGAATGTAAAATATCGATGTCTATTGGTTTTAGAATATATGATGTAACTCCTCTTGTAACCAATTCATCTAATTCATCTTGTGTTATGGTAGATGCAGTAAACACAATAATTTTGTGATCTTTTAATGCATTATTGTCCTCCAAATCTTTAATCACCGAATATCCATCAAATTCAGGCATGGCTAAATCCAATAACACTACATCGTGTCTATTTTCTTTTATAATGGATAGTCCTTCTTTCCCATCATTTGCAATGGTGCATTTGTGATCTTTTAATTCTAAAAATGTAGTTAACATTTTTGTAATTTGTTCATTATCATCAATTATTAAAATATCTAAATTCTTTATCTCTTCTTTTTGTTTCCCTGTCTTACTCAATTTTTACCTCTCCCTGTATCTAATATTTTGAAATTCTCTTGCAGATAACTTAGAATCATTTTTTCTTGTTCAATTTCTCTTAATCTATGTTCATAAGTAATTTCTGAACCTAATAGCGACTCTGCATCTGTTTCGTCAATATGGTGTGATTTTTTCCACATTAAACTAAATAATGATCTTAATGTAGTTACAAATGCTTGAGAATCTGTCCAAACAGCAAGCATATCTTTTACTTTGTTATTACTAATAAAGAAAATAACTTCACTATCATCTTTTATGATGAAACAAAAATCTTCTCTATTCTTATCTTCAATTTTTTTAACTTTTTTTGGTGATACACTTTCAAAAATATGTGGTGTGTCTGGTGTATGGTCTGTTAAAATTCTAAGTTCTGATTTTGTTTTGTTTAATAATTCAGTAAATTCTGTAAAGTAAAATCTTTTAAAATCTGCCTCAGTGCCTAATACCAGAATATTTTCTTTAGATTCTTTAATCATTTGTTCTAGTTTTACTAGAATAGAATTTCTTCCTTGCAGTGATTGGAATTTATTATCCTGTACTTCATCATCTGTTTCCCCATATTTTGGGATAATGTTCCAAAGTTTGATAAGTGATTCTTTGCCTGCATCTAGTTCATTAATTCTGTTTTTTTCGTTATTTAGCAAAATTTCTAATGATTCTTCCAACCCCACTGCATTGAATTTTGTAGGTTTTCCAAATACTGAAAAAATTACTCCTTTTTGTTGTAATGTCGATAACAGGTGATATGTTTCGGTTCTTGGGATTTTTAGTGCTTTTGATATTTCTGAAGCTGTTTTGACACCTATTTTACTCAAAAATAGATACACTTTGGCTTGATTTGGAGTAAGATCATACCTGACAAGCATTCTGTTTAGTTCATGAATGGGATTTTCAGTTTGAAATAATCCCTCTTCTACTGTCTCTGTAACTGTCATTGAATTTGTTATATTCATTTGTGACATAAGGGGGTGTGTGTTATTGCATATTACAGATCATCTGTCTAATCAAAAATCACATGCCTAGGAATTTGCTCAAAATTATGTCTCCGTAGAATAATTGTATGATAAATCCTCCTGTAATTAGTAGCAAATAGGGAATTCCAGGTGTTATCCATGTATTGGGGGTGGTACAAAATTCTTGATTTTCAGCATGGTGAATGGTAAGATCTAATCTCTTTTTCCCATTTTCTTTTTTTTCTATTGCAAAACAAAACTTTGGATTTTTTGCTTTATATCCCATTAATGAGGCAACAATTTTTTTGAATTTACTTTCATCAAACCCGTCAAAAATATTTTCACCTCTTGTTTGTGCAATAATGTTTCTTGAGATATTAATTATAAATGGAATTACAAATAATATTGCTGCATTAGATAATGTAGTAAATGGAGATACTGGAGATTCACTAAGTGTAGCCATTGGTGCAATTACTGCTAATGCAATTAGTGCAAAAGCATCTGCACCACCAAACAGTCCTATTCTCCACACTAAAATTACAAATGGTGCTACAATTAACGCAAATCCCATTTTCAGTAAATCTGAATAAATGTCTTGACTCATAAATACAAGTAATAACCCTGTTACTCCAAATCCAACCCAATAATAATCATGGATTTCTCTTTTCCATATATCAATTATTGAACCCGCAATCAACATTATAGTTGCCAATACAATTCCTAATGTGCTATAATCCAGTAACTCTTCAATCATTTACATCATATCTGATTTAATTACATTACAAATATTTTAAGAAATAATATATCATATTTTGAAATTTTTTTCATATTGTTGATCATCGATTCCTAATATCTGAAACTCTTTCTTTAATCTCTTCAATTTTCTCTCCAAATGAAATTCTATCTGTTATTATGTCTAGTTTATCCATTTTCTTTAACATTACCAATGAACCTCCAACGGCAATTGGGATTATGATCATGATGATGGTATTCATGTCTATGGGTAATCCAAATCCTTGCTCTTCTGGTACGTTTTCTACAACTTCATCTATTGGAATGTTTTGAATTTGCGCTGTTTTTGACAATGTAGATGAACTTAGTCCATTTCCTGAAACAATTGCTGAAATTGTGATTGTTTCTTGATCATTAGCCATGACATTCATGATTGCAACCCCGTTAGAATCTGTAGTTTCATCAAATTGTAGTACTTCTCCTCCTTGAACTTCCCATTCCACATTAAACCCATCTAGTGCTGTTTCAATTTCAGGTATGCTGACGGATAATTTTCCTTCAAGTCTTTCATTCCAATTCATCCCCCCAAGAAGATCCAATGCTAGAACTGGAGTGATATCTATTACTTCGATATCGTATTTTGTTAAAGCCATATCTTCGGAAAGTATTGCCAGCTCAATTTCCCCTTCATCAAATGAATTAATATCAAACATGGCAAAATATTCTCCACTTTTAATTGTCAATTCTTGTGGAATTTGAATAATGTTTTCATTATTTGATACCAATTTAATTATTACATCATTTTTTGCGTATACTGGATTTTTGGCTGAATCTAATAGTTGAATGGTTGCTAATGTGTTCGAATTTGCTAAAATTATTTTTGGAAATGACAAATGTATGTCTGATGGATCAGTAGTATGACTTATGATATTGGTTGTACCTGAAAATCCCCCTAACTGGTATGGCAATGAAGTTGTTCCAACTTTATTTGACAGCATGTTCAAAATTGCATAATCTTGATTCTTCTTAATTGTGACATGATCTGTCTCGATAAAATCATTTGCTGAAAATGTTAAAACTGAATCCTCAATAAACGGTGTCACTCCAAGTCGTGGATCTGCTTCTGCATCTTCATCCTCCCCAGTAATAACAACGCCATCTTCACTATTTTCGCTTTCTAGCATATATGCAATAACTGGAAACTCTTTTTCTGCTAAAATCATTGGCAACAATGGTTCAACAGTCAACCCTAGGTCTTCTTCAATGGGTCCTATGGGGTTTCCTGTCACCGTCTTTATTCCTTCATTATCTGTGATTGAAAAAATTGTGTCTCCTTCTGACATCAATGGTCCTGTTTCACCAAATACTAGTACTACGTTATCTGATTTTTTCATAATTGGGTTAATTGGATTTACAACATCTATTTCAGATGAGGAAAATGTAATACTGTGATTTTCTTTTGCTGTTACTGGAACAGTCACAGTAATCAACTCTCTACTTTGTGAACCTCCAATATTTCCACCCACTTGTCTGGCTACTTCAATATCTGTTTCATAATATGTAACAGCTATTATCTCATTTTTACCTGTTGTCAAAAATGGCAATACTTTGGTAATTGATGGTCCATCTCCTTCTAAAGATCCAATTTGATCATGTGCTATGGTAATTGAATTTTCACTAGTCAAATAATTCTCAACTGAAACAAATATGTTAAAAGTCTGTACTAGTTCTTCCGTTGAATCTCCTAAATTTAGTCTTGGAGTAAATTCTGTAAATGCAGAATAACTCCCTTTTTCAATAACTAATTCTTTCTGTGCAAAATTTATTTCTTCAAAATCATGACTTGTATTGATAGAAACATCTGGGTTTTCTACAGTTAAACTAAAATGAATATCTTCTTCAGATAGAACAGGAATACCTTCACCATCTACTAATTGAACTATTGCAAATCCTTTTGTTCCACTGTAACTATTATAATTCTCCGGAAAAGTATATAGCTTAAGCGTAAGAGGTTTTTCGGCTTCAAGAATATTTACTACACTACTAATTTTTTTCATATTTTCTGTTTCTGCAAATATGATGGCATCTCCCGTACCAATTATTTCAAATTCTGTAATTGCATAGTATTCTCCTTCAGATATAACTAGTTCAGAATCTTTTATTTTTATAATTTCATTGTGAGGTGTATCTAATTGAACTACAATGTCTTCAGATGTAACCGTTGGAATTCCTCCTGTTGTTGCAATTTCTATTACAATATGTCCATATTTTGGTCCATCGATTGGAAATACGTTGGGTGTAATCTTCATTAACATTTGAGTAGGATAATTATTATTGTTAAACACTTCTAGACTAATTTCTTTTGATGAAAAACCTTCAGCTGCTAATGCTATGCTAGTTATCCCCGGATTATTTGCTTTTAATAAAATATTTTTTGTATATTTATCACTCCCATCTTTGATTTCCAAAATCTCTATGATTGAATTATCTGAACTAATTGCCTTAAGATTTGTAATCTGTTTTGGCACCATCATTTCATTTGATGTTACAAAAACTTGTAGTGTCCCCTCTGTATTTTCTAGTAATTTTTCAGGATGAAGTTGATATCCAAATTCTGAAGTTGTTTGAGCTTGAACTGGAATTATGAACATGCCTAAAATTAGTCCTAGGATGAGTAGTATTCCCTTCATAATATGATAAAGTTGCTAAATTTTTGATATATTGAATAGTGTGAAATATTACAATACATACAGTTATCCAAAAATAGCGGAAACACTGAATATTTTCATTTGAATAATCACTATTGCCCCTATGGATATGCCTACTAAAAATATTGAATACATAAAACCACCCGAATACGAACCTGTGGTAATTTTACCTAAAAATAATCCTGATATCCATGATTGGACTAAAATTGCGATTCCTAATAATTCAAATCTTGATTTTGATTCTAATTCTAACGCTGCTCTTTTTACTTCATTTTCTTCTAATTGAGATCCTAAACTTGTTATTGATTCAATTACTAACAAGGTGGTAAATCCCGTAATTGCAATAAGCATGAAACCTACCATTACATATGGTTTTAATTTTTCTCGTTTCTCTTTTTCAATATTATGCATTTTTTCTGCAACTCCTGCAAGTGTATTCAAGGTATTTACATTTCCTCCTCCTGCTGAAATTATTTCAAATAAAACTCTAAAGTTAATTAATATCTGGAAATCATTAACTTCTTTTTTAATAAATCCAAAAATATCTTCCAAAGTCATCCCCCATTCTAATTTATTTGCAACTCCGTTTGCTACTGGATTAAATAATCCGTAATCTTTTCTTTTGGTGGATCGAATTACACATTTTTCTGGACCTAATCCTGCTTTTCTTGCTTCAGCTACATCTCTCATAATTTGAGTTGCTCCTGATTGTGCATCTAGTGAAAATTGATATTTATTTTTAAATTTTAACGCTGGCCAAATTGCTGACACAATTAAAGCTGCTCCTAGAATATACAAATTATAATCCGGCAACAAGCTCATTGGATTTAATGCAGCAGCAACAATAATTCCTGGAATTCCAAACATTAGAATTTTTTTCCAATCTAATTCACTAACTTTTGATTTGTTTAGCTTGTGAGCTATTACTAAAAATAATGCAGATACAGCTGGGGGCATTATGATAACCAGATACAATGGATCAATGTCATTAGGACCTGGAGTAGAACCTACTCCATCAGTGGATGTTGCTGTTATGATGATGTAAACTGCCAACACCACAACTTGCATTGTCATATATGTCTCAATTACAGTTTCAACTTTTTTTGCCAATTCTGATTGTTGTGATTCATAGAGCTCAAAAGCTGAATTCATTTTTGTCGTAAGATAATTTACCACATCTCCCCCACTTTGAATTGCGGATACCCATCCATTCAAAAAATCTCCAAAATTAGATCCTCTTTCATTTGTTTCAGTCATGACTATGAGGGGATCTTTTCCTAACAAATCAATTCTTTTTAAAATCCTCATTGATTCTAATCTCACATTGGGTAAAAGTTCCATATCTTTAATTTTTAAAAATATGGTATATGGACCAAATCCACTTGTAGCTAACAGGGTTACAATTGTGATGAAAAAAGGCAATTCTGCCTGAATTTTCTTATTTTGCTTTTTCTTCTTGTCTGCCTCTTCGTGTTTTTTTATGAAAGACATGATTATACACCGTACTCTATTTTTTTCATCACTTTTTCTGGATCTCTATAATATTTTCCAATAAATTCTGCAACTTTATCATATGCTCTAACTCCCGTTTGAACTAAATATTTTAAAATAATTTTTCTTTTTTCATATTCTTCTAAAATTTCATCCATGCTTTTTCCAGTTTGAGTTGAAATTCTTTCCAACATTTCACTATTTTCTAGTTGTGGAAGGAAATAATCTGTTTTTGGATCCCATTTGAAAGCATTATGATATGAATCTGATGTTTTAATTTCTTGAACTGAAATTGCTCTTCTGGTACTCTTTCCATCTTGCCCTTTTACTCTTCTAATCACTATGGCACAGTTCATCAATGCCATATATGCAGGAGGTATGTCCATTGGTTTTTGTTGCAATCTTTTACTTGCTGATTCTAGACTGTCTGCGTGCATCGTACATAATCCTCCGTGTCCTGTAGCCATTGCTTGAAACATTACATATGCTTCAGATCCTCTAATTTCTCCTACTACGATATAATCTGGTCTATGTCTAACTCCTGATTTAATCAAATCATATAACCCAATTTCTCCTTCCCCACTATTTCCAAATCCTACCCTTGATACAAGACTAAACCAGTTTTGATGTTTGATGTTGATTTCAGCAACATCTTCCACCGAAAATATTTTGTAATCTGGATTAACTAAACCTGTGATTGCATTAAGAATTGTTGTTTTTCCACTTCCTGTAGAACCAATCACCATGATGGACATCTTGGATTCCATTAACATCCAAAGATATGCTGCAATTTCTACACTAATTGTATCAAATGAA is a window encoding:
- a CDS encoding pyridoxal phosphate-dependent aminotransferase, with translation MRFVVDQQVEDIEMPENLKLNTFLQEFHSDCTDPDCGFGFYGFAFGQSPFPVPRLIQEALIKNVNKGEYAPVPGIPELRNAISKYNKHYFQMDVSPDRIYVGPGTKELIFNLLEILHGTVILPTPAWLGYLPQIRFLKKNYHMLPTRANKKIAPNDLRRLALRLQDRQKILILNNPHNPTGLLYNRLELEEIADVCRELNITVISDEIYAQTTYDFSKFVSMGKIYPEGTFVTNGLSKSHAAGGYRLGYVIFPQHATDLKSQFKKILATEYTAVSTPIQHAAIPGFEISHEMDEYFETTRNIHKIMGEYTYNTLIAINGIKATKPESTFYLLADFNAYAPELQKAKITTSQKLSEAFIVHPYHTALVGGDSLVLERTDFSARIAYVDYNGAKVYESYQKEKPKTHSERTEFVKNNAPKVVAGLGMIEKFFEALKKNAVDELLLLKNSVKIPN
- a CDS encoding SHOCT domain-containing protein, with amino-acid sequence MSKIRFGSYSLGIMVLLGLFLNPAYAELSSLEVNKDSFLKNDQIIFSGTVEKDSSGLVTIVIRDLNDKFVLLTQAIINHDNTFEKSLIIKDRFTEHGIYSANGFILNMTKGISTEFSVSLDGIPINNVEVNYEEELEVKDQIIKKIPIEIQEPIQKDTKTNYADFVDSSKEPSHYIERYYSEPTYKSWFDKNYPDLTIEEAVGYTDTIVEIKSSVQEIIDNEIIPEAQASSIVDTRQNVTDNSDIAQISLAIAGLAILFGAVYGVKRQVDSNSRQISLNKDIIMQKIIHPIRGSNPKEILQTRLVKGEITLEEFEILEKKLK
- a CDS encoding sensor histidine kinase — its product is MLPIKNTLFIVSGVSSFIIFYMGIVNFLTSVEESTGMILLIFSVFVATGTLLGTVHISTSITKPIQKLAKNMSDFSKSNKLSNENQIKTNVKEIFELNENFVSMGEKVEKTIKVQNEYVQKLKDMDRKKVEFSSMVSHELKTPLVPILGYVQMLQKEELLGKLNEGQKDAVDEIYTSTIKLEKLIGDILTTQKLDLGKLVFNHENINISELLHGLIKEFDPIAIEKEIEITANFNEDVQIFSDRDRINQVFSNLIKNAIDYVSPGTGCVTIGMKNNLNDVEFFVQDNGVGISEDNKKDLFKKFYQVDTSSKRKKGGSGLGLAICKGITEGLGGEIWVESEKNVKTTFFFKIPKKPIKISVKDDSS
- a CDS encoding response regulator, which translates into the protein MSKTGKQKEEIKNLDILIIDDNEQITKMLTTFLELKDHKCTIANDGKEGLSIIKENRHDVVLLDLAMPEFDGYSVIKDLEDNNALKDHKIIVFTASTITQDELDELVTRGVTSYILKPIDIDILHSKLIETANL
- a CDS encoding TrmB family transcriptional regulator, yielding MTVTETVEEGLFQTENPIHELNRMLVRYDLTPNQAKVYLFLSKIGVKTASEISKALKIPRTETYHLLSTLQQKGVIFSVFGKPTKFNAVGLEESLEILLNNEKNRINELDAGKESLIKLWNIIPKYGETDDEVQDNKFQSLQGRNSILVKLEQMIKESKENILVLGTEADFKRFYFTEFTELLNKTKSELRILTDHTPDTPHIFESVSPKKVKKIEDKNREDFCFIIKDDSEVIFFISNNKVKDMLAVWTDSQAFVTTLRSLFSLMWKKSHHIDETDAESLLGSEITYEHRLREIEQEKMILSYLQENFKILDTGRGKN
- a CDS encoding A24 family peptidase C-terminal domain-containing protein, producing MIEELLDYSTLGIVLATIMLIAGSIIDIWKREIHDYYWVGFGVTGLLLVFMSQDIYSDLLKMGFALIVAPFVILVWRIGLFGGADAFALIALAVIAPMATLSESPVSPFTTLSNAAILFVIPFIINISRNIIAQTRGENIFDGFDESKFKKIVASLMGYKAKNPKFCFAIEKKENGKKRLDLTIHHAENQEFCTTPNTWITPGIPYLLLITGGFIIQLFYGDIILSKFLGM
- a CDS encoding type II secretion system F family protein; protein product: MSFIKKHEEADKKKKQNKKIQAELPFFITIVTLLATSGFGPYTIFLKIKDMELLPNVRLESMRILKRIDLLGKDPLIVMTETNERGSNFGDFLNGWVSAIQSGGDVVNYLTTKMNSAFELYESQQSELAKKVETVIETYMTMQVVVLAVYIIITATSTDGVGSTPGPNDIDPLYLVIIMPPAVSALFLVIAHKLNKSKVSELDWKKILMFGIPGIIVAAALNPMSLLPDYNLYILGAALIVSAIWPALKFKNKYQFSLDAQSGATQIMRDVAEARKAGLGPEKCVIRSTKRKDYGLFNPVANGVANKLEWGMTLEDIFGFIKKEVNDFQILINFRVLFEIISAGGGNVNTLNTLAGVAEKMHNIEKEKREKLKPYVMVGFMLIAITGFTTLLVIESITSLGSQLEENEVKRAALELESKSRFELLGIAILVQSWISGLFLGKITTGSYSGGFMYSIFLVGISIGAIVIIQMKIFSVSAIFG
- a CDS encoding type II/IV secretion system ATPase subunit, with amino-acid sequence MGKKKEEQGLETFLKSEFLSELNNETPKGSKVLEKYPLKAPFSYANIIQDLDTGSISYQVDETKLNPSEEIVYNQLYRLIEENLDSPENIEKDFGFMSFVNKILKENEKLFQEQPLASIEKVKYYLERDIDGFGNIDPVMNDPNIEDVSCSGILTPIYVWHRKYDSIPCNITFEDEKLNSFVSRIVFRAGKHISSAHPISDLALQGNHRISVLYQKEITPKGTSFTIRKFKKDPYSVIDLISFDTISVEIAAYLWMLMESKMSIMVIGSTGSGKTTILNAITGLVNPDYKIFSVEDVAEINIKHQNWFSLVSRVGFGNSGEGEIGLYDLIKSGVRHRPDYIVVGEIRGSEAYVMFQAMATGHGGLCTMHADSLESASKRLQQKPMDIPPAYMALMNCAIVIRRVKGQDGKSTRRAISVQEIKTSDSYHNAFKWDPKTDYFLPQLENSEMLERISTQTGKSMDEILEEYEKRKIILKYLVQTGVRAYDKVAEFIGKYYRDPEKVMKKIEYGV